GCTTTACCATCAAACTCTTGTGCTAATTGATCAATAGTAGGAGCTAGCATTCTACAAGGTCCGCACCATGGTGCCCAAAAGTCAACTAATGACACACCCTCTTTTACTGTTTCTTCCATATTATCTTGATTTAATTCTATATATTTTGACATTTTTATTTCCTATAATTTATCTTCATTTTTACCTAAGTATTCAGCAACACCTTCTTTGTCTGCTTTCATACCCTCATCACCTTTATTCCATCCTGCTGGACAAACTTCACCATTTTCATTTGTAAAAATCATAGTATCTACCATTCTTACCATTTCATCAATATTTCTTCCAAGAGGTAAGTCATTGATTACTGCATGTCTTACTGTTCCATCTTTATCAATTAAAAATGAACCTCTAAGTGCAACAGATTCATTAAATAATACATCATAATTTTTTGCAATTTGTTTTGTTATATCTGCAACCATTGGGAAATTAACTCTTCCAATACCACCTTGTTCAACTGGTGTTTCTCTCCATGCAAAGTGTGAAAATTCAGAATCAATTGAACAACCAATCACTTGAATTCCTCTTTCTTTAAACTCTTCAACTCTTTTTGAAAAAGCAATAATCTCAGAAGGACAAACAAATGTAAAATCTAAAGGCCAGAAAAATAATACTGCACCTTTTTCACCAATATTATTATATAAATTAAAATCTTCTACAATTTGACCATCTGCAAGTACAGCTGTAGCTGTAAAATCTGGAGCTTTTTTTGTTACTATCATTTTATTTCCTTTTTTTTATTATTTATTTTTTTTATGAAAGAATTATACATATATAATTTTAAAACAATATTAATAAATTTTATTAGAAGATAAAAATTATCCTAAGTAAAATTATTCAAATAACTCTATCTTAATAGATTTTCTTTTGCAACTTCTACTAATTCATCCCCTTTTCCATTTATAATAGTTCTTAACATATAAATACCAAATCCTTTAGCACTTTCAAAAGTAATCTTTGGAGGCATTGTAAGTTCTTGTTTTGCTGTTGTTACATCAAGTAAAGCAGCACCATCGTATTTAAGAAAATCTTTTATTGTACTTTCTAACTCTTCTGGTTTCTCAACCTTATAACCTTTTACTCCAGCAGCATTTGCAATTGCTGAAAAATCAGGATTTGTTAAATCTGTATTTTCATATAAATACCCACCAGCTTTCATCTCAATTGCTACAAAACCTAAAGAACTATTATTATAAATTACTATTTTAGCTTTAATTTTATGCTGAATAAGTGTTAGAAAATCTCCCATTAGCATAGCAAAACCACCATCTCCACATAAAGCAATCACTTCTTTATTAGGACTACTAACTTTTGCTCCAATTGCTTGAGGAAGTGCATTTGCCATTGAGCCATGATTAAATGACCCAATCAGTTTTCGTTTACCATTCATATCTAAATATCTTGCTGCCCAAACAGTAGGAGTTCCAACATCACAGCTAAATATTGCGTCATCACTTGCATATTTATTAATTAGTTTTGTTAAATATTGAGGATGAATCAAACCTACTTTACTATTTTCACTTGCTAATTTATCAAATTTCTCAACTGTATTTTTATAATGTTTTAATGCACTCTTTAAAAATATATTATTCTCTTTTTTATCGATTTTTGGTATTAACATTTCAAGAGATGATTTTATATCACCTATTAATGCTAAATCAAGTTGGCAGTGTCGTCCTAATGATTCTGGTTTTATATCTATTTGAATAATTCTTGCATCTTGAGGGTAAAATGCTTTATAAGGAAAGGTAGAACCTAAGACAAGTACTACATCAGAATTATCCATTGCATAATAACCTGATTCATATCCAATAAGTCCTGTCATTCCAACACTATTTGGATTTTCCCATTCTATATGCTCTTTTCCTCCTAATGCATGAACAACTGGCGCATTTAGTAATTGTGCAACTTTAATTACTTCATCATGTGCATTTTTACACCCTGCCCCACATAAAAAAGTAATCTTTTCATTTTCATTTAATATTTTTGCTAGTTTTATTATATCATGCTCATCAGGTAATACTTTTGGCAAACTAGGCTTACTTAATAATAACTTTGAGTTTTCAGGCATTGGATTTAACATAACATCACCTGGAATAACTATTACACTTACACCTTGTTTTAAAATCGCTTGTCTTATTGCTGTTTCTAAAATATTTGGCATTTGTTCAGGGTTTGAAACCAATTCACAAAATATACTACACTCTTTAAATAAATCTTGGGGATGTGTTTCTTGAAAATATCCACTTCCAATCTCACTTGAAGGAATATGTGAAGCAATTGCTAAAATAGGAACACCTTTTCTTTGACAATCATAAAGACCATTTATAAGATGCAAATTCCCAGGTCCACAAGAACCAGCACATACAGCAATATCTCCACTTACTTTAGCATCAGCTCCTGCTGCAAAAGCTGCTGTTTCTTCATGCCTTGTACCTATCCACTCAATCTTATTTAATTTTTCTAAACTATCACTTAATCCATTTAAAGAATCACCAGTGATTCCCCATATTCTTTTTATACCTACTTTTTCTAAAAGTTTTGCGAAATACATTGAAATATTGTCATTCATAAAAAATCCTTTATATTATAGTTGACATATGCTCATTATAATCACATTGTTTTTAATATAGATTAATTATAGATTGTAAAGTTACAATTAAACTAAATAATAAAATTTTTTATTTAATATCCCCATTTATAAGTTTAATAAGTTTTTTTGCACTTTGTTTTGAACCATATAATGAACTATCAATTGCAAAATGATAGTTTCTAACATCTCTCCAATCTTTATTTGTAAAGTGTATAGAGTAGTTGGCTCTTTGTTCATCAGAAACAACTAAATCATGTTTTGTAAAAGGTGGTTTTACACCATAATCTTTATTTATTTTTTCTATTCTATATTCATCATTTGCATGAATAAAAATATTAATACAATTTGGATGATCTTTTAATATAAAATTAGCACAACGCCCTACTATTACACAAGATTTTTTAGCACAAAGTTCTCTTATGATTTTACTTTGAACCAAAAATATTGCATCTTCTGGTGGTAGTTCATCATTTACATAAGCATAATTTTGTTCATATAAGTCATAAATTAGTGAGTTTGTAAGTTTTTGTTCATTCTCTTGTATATACTCTTTTGTATAACCTGTTTGTTCTGCACTTAAACGAATCAATTGCTTATCAATAAAAGAAATACCTAAGTGTTTTGCTATATATTTTCCAATCTCATGACCTCCACTACCAAATTCACGAGAAATAGTTATTACTAAAGTATCATTATATTTATTATCTTGGTTATTAACAACTGTTTCTTTTGGTGATTTATTTGCAAACCATTTTTCAAATATTGGCATTTTATGACTATAAAATTTGATTAAAGTTCCAATTAATAAAGCAGCAATAACACTACCCTCTCTTATTCCTTCTAATTTATACAAAAATACATATGAACTTATCAAACCTATAACAACCATCAAGCTATCCATAGAAATTTTTATTTTACCAAACTCTTTTTTGAATGTTTGAGAAATAACAATAACCAAGCCTTCTAAAGGCAAATAAGTAAGTCTAGTTTTTACAACAAGAAATATTCCAAATGCCAAAACAACACAAGCAAATAAGCACAATAATAATTGCTCTACATAGTTTGAAGGATACAAGTTTTCAATCAATACCATAGTCATATCAATACAATATCCAAAAACTATAACAGCAGGAAGTTGTACTAATTGAAAGATATTATACTTTTTACGCAATATTATCATTTGAACTAAAATAAATAAAGCATTTAAAATAATTGTTAATTCACCTATAGTTAAAGAAAACTTCAAGCTATATATATAAGGAACACAAGAAATAGGAGATACACCAATGTCAGCTTTTACAGATAAGGATACACCTAATGCCATAATAAAAAGCCCTATTATAAAAACAAGAACTCTTATTATTAAGTTTGTAATTTTTTCTTTTTGCAATATCATATTTATCTTCTTTTAATTTTGAAATAATGATTTAATATAACTTTTGTAATACATAAACTAGAAGTTAAGTAAGAAAGCTTATTTATGAAGCTTTATTTTATAAAGATATGTTAATTTCATGAAATTATACTACGAAGAAGCTTTTTTTATTTATAAGTAAAATAGAATATATTAATTTAATATATTCTATTTCTTAGATTTGAGTTTTTAAATTAACTCTTTGGTGTAAAAAATTTACCTAATTCACTTCCAAAAGGAAAAACAATTGTATTTGTTTTATCACTTGAAATATCACTTAATGTTTGTAAATATCTTAGTTGTAAACCTTGAGGATTTTGAGCTAAAATATTTGCAGCTTCTAGTAAATTTTGACTTGCTTCAAGTTCACCTTTTGAGTTAATAACTTTTGCTCTTCTTTGACGTTCTGCTTCTGCTTGTTTTGCAATAGCTCTTATCATACTTTCATCTAAATCAATATGTTTTATCTCAACATTTGAGATTTTAATTCCCCAAGCATCAGTTTGTTTATCAAGTATATCTTGAATATCTTCATTTAATTTTTCCCTTTCTGCTAACATTTCATCAAGTTCATGTCCACCTAAAACTGATCTTAGAGTAGTTTGAGCAAGTTGTGAAGTTGCATCATGAAAACTCTCAACTTGAATAATGGCTTTTTCAGGATCTATAACTCTAAAATAAACCACCGCATTTACATTTACTGAAACATTATCATGGGAAATAACATCTTGTGATGGTACATCAAGTACAACTGTTCTTAAATCTACTTTTTCCATCTTTTGAATAAAAGGAATTATAATAATTAAACCTGGACCTTTAATTCCTGTAAATCTACCCAATGTAAAAATAACTCCTCTTTCATACTCTTTTAAAATCCTAATCGATGCTGCTAAAATTGCAACAACAATAAAAACAATATATATAATACTCATAAACATTTTTTACTCCTTTGATTTTATATGAAGTGTCAAACCTTCCATAGATTCGACAATAACTTCATCGCCTTCATTAATCTCTTCTTTACTTATGGCATTCCAAATTTCTGAATGAATTGAAACTTTGTAAGTATTACCTTGTTTTTTCACAACTTTTGCTGTAGCTGATTTCATTTGATCTATTCCTGTTTTTACCTTTTGATCTTTTTGTTCAATTATAATTTTAAGCAAGTAAATAAAAATAGCAATACTGACTAAAACAAAAGCTACAATAAGTGATAAAGATATATCTACACCCAATGTTTTTTCATCAAAAAGTATCAAAGAACCAAATACAAATGCAATAACTCCTCCTATTGCAAATACTCCAAAACTAACAATAAAAATTTCCATGGTCATTAAAAATACACCAATAAAAATCAATAATAAACCAGCATAATCAAAAGGTAAAATATTAAATGCATATAAAGCTAAAGCACCACTTACTAAACCTGTAACACCTGGAAAAATTGCACCTGGACTTATTAATTCAAAGAAAATCCCATAAATTGCTAAAAGCATTAAACCATAAGCGATATTTGGATTGGAAAGATAAGAGAGTAACTTGATTTTAAAACCCTCTTCTACTGTTTGCAATGTGCTGTTTTGTGTATTTAATTTAATTTTTTTATCATCAATTTTCACTTCAAAGCCATCTAGTTTTTTTAAAAGTGTATTTAAATCATCAGCCACAAAATCTATAACACCTAATTCTAATGCTTTTTGTGAGTCAATACTAGCACCTTTAGTTACACTTTTCTTTGCCCATTGAATATTTTTGCCTCTAAGTTTTGCCAAGCTTTCAATATAAGCACTTGCATCATTTATAGCTTTTGTTTTTATAGCAGATGGTTTTTTATCATCATCTTTCATACTCATTTGTACAGGAGTAGCAGCGCCTACATTACTACCTTGTGTCATTGCTGCAATATGAGAAGCATATAAAATATAAGTACCAGCACTTGCAGCTCTTGCACCTTTTGGAGATACATAAACAACAATTGGAATTTTTGAATTAAGAATTTGTGAAACTATATCTCTTGTGGAAGATAGTAATCCACCAGGAGTATTAAGCTCAAAAATTATAAGTTGAGAGTTTTGTTTTTTTGCATATGAAATTGACTTTTTGACAAAAGCATTACTGGCAGGATTGATAGCCCCATCATAAGCAAAATGCGTTATATTTGAAGCAAAAAGTGAAATACTTAAAATGAAAAAGAGAAAAAGCAATCGCATAATAAACTCCTTTATTAAAACATCATACCTTAGTAATATCTATAAGTCAATATAAAAATTAAGATAGTTACTGTTAAAATCATTTTAAAAATAAAGGTAAGATATGAAAGAGTTAGAGTTTTTACATAAAGACTTTTTTTCACCAAAAAAATATAAACAAATGGTCAAATCATATCAAGAAAAAGATGACCCAACAGGTTGGTTTGATAAAGTCTATGAAAGTGCAAAAGGTGATTACACAAAAGTTTTCTGGGCTGATTTGGAACCAAGTGCTTATTTAATAAAATGGCTAAAACAAAATCATATTAAAAAAACTAATAAAAAAGCATGTGTAATTGGCTGTGGCGTTGGAGATGATGCACAAGCTTTAAGTGATTTTGGTTTTGATGTTATTGCCTTTGATATTTCAAAGAAAGCTATTGATTTATGTAAAAATAGATATCCAAATAGTAAAGTAGATTTTACAGTTGCTAATTTATTTGATTTTCCAAAAGACTGGTTTGAAAACTTTGATGTAGTTTATGAATGTAATACAATACAAGTTCTTTTAGGAAACTATAGAAAAGAAGCAAAAAAAGCAATGTGTTCTTTAGTAGCAAAAGATGGATATATCTTAGTTTCATGTAGAAGTTCAAAAGAAGAAGATGAAAAAAAAGATGAAATTCCAAAACCACTTTTAAAAAGTGAAATTGATGAATTTAAAATTACATATAAATTAAAAGAGAAAAGTTTTTTAGCCTATGATGATAATCAAACTCCAAGTATTCCACACTTTTTTGCAGTGTATCAAAAATAGATTTTAATCAACAAATACTTTCACACAATTTCTATTTGAATTCTTAGCTTCATATAAAGCTTTATCAGCATTTAATAAAGCTTTATTGCAATCTGAATCTTTACACTCAACCACTCCAAAACTAGCTGTAACATTTATATTTTTATATAAAGGTTTTTTAGCAATTAATTTTCTTAGTTTTGAAGCTAAATTATAAGCATCTTCTTCTTTTGAAAAGGGAAGCACTACTAAAAACTCTTCTCCTCCCCATCTTCCAATAAAATCAGTCTCTCTTATATTTGCTTTTAATATATTTGAAAATTCAATTAAAATCTTATCTCCTACTAAGTGACCATAGGTATCATTTATTTGTTTAAAATGGTCTATATCAATTATAATAATAGATAAAGGTTTTTTATATCTTTTTTTGTTTTTAAATTCAAACTCTAAAATCATATCTAATTTAGTTCTGTTATATAAAGAAGTTAATTTATCAGTTTGTGATATTTTCTCTAATTTTTTATTTAGTGTGCTTAGTTTTCTATTTGATTTATAAATAATAAATAAGATTATAAGTAAAGATATTAATACAATAATTGAAACTATTTTTATTAGAAGTTCTGTATTTATTTTTTCTTCTTTTATTACAGTTAGCCATCTATTTAAAAGCTCCTCTTTTTCATGAGGCTTAACTGAATTTATAGCTTTATTCATTATCTTTTGAAGTATAATATTATCTTTTCTAATTGCTATTTTTGAACTACTACTAATGCTTATTTTTCCAGAAATTTTTATACCAGTTATTGAAGAGTTTTGCATATTATATGCAAGTGATGGAAAAGTATCTACAAAAGCATAAATCTTATTGTCTTTTAATTTTTTTAATCCATCTAGTGTATTTTCAACATTAATAAAATTAAAATCAGGATATCGATATCTTAATCGTTCTGCTATTGAGTAGTTTTTAATAACACCAATTTTCTTATCTTTTAACTTCTCAATTGAATCTATAAAAATCTTATTATCTTTAGTTGCTATTACATTTGAAAAATTAAAATAGTCTTGTGTAAAATTTAAATATTTTTTTCTACTTATTGTTTGTCCTGTATTTGGTAAAACATCACATTTACCCTCTTTTATTGCTTCTAATGATTTACTCCATGAAGATGTATTTATAAGCTCAAAATTAATTCCACTATTTTTTGAAAGTTTTGTTATAAAATTTGCTATGATACCAACATATTTTCCCTCATGATTTATATATTCATAAGGTAAATAATTTGGATCAACACACATTTTTATTTTTTTGGCTTTATTTAAATAATCAATCTCTTCTTTAGTAAATAAATAATCTTTACTCTTTATCTTTGTTACTTTTACTTTTTTAAACCATTTTAAATTTAAATTGTTTAGCTCTTCTTTGCTAATTTGTTTTTGTGCTTTTTCAATAATATTTTTTAATATATAATTATCTTTATTAAATGCAAAATAAAAGCCAAACTCTTTATCATCAGTGTTTTTCATGGTCTTTAAGTTTGTAAATAGATGTTTATTTATATTATAATCCAATACACTTTTTAAGCCATATGAAGCATCTGCTTTATTGCTTGCTACTGCATTTATCATCTCATATGTATTTTTTGTTGGATAAATATTGATTTTAGGATAAGTACTTTTAACCCTATCATAACTATGATAGCCCTTTACTAAAGCCACTGTTTTACCCTCAAGTTCTTTGAAAGTATGAACTTCTTTATGATTAATTCTTGTAAGAATTGCAAGGGGAGAGCTTACATATGAATCACTAGTAAAAAGAAATCTCTCTTCTCTTTTTTTTGATTTTAAAATATTTACCATCAAATCAATCTCATTTTTTTCTAGCATATTCATAAAATCATCCCAATTACCTTGAACATATTTTATTTCAATAGCAAGTTTATTTGCAATAAGATTCATATAATCAATAGAATAACCTTTTGCAAGGCCATCTTCATTGAAGTTATAAGGAGGTAAATTTGAATCATTTTGTATTTTTAATACTGTTTTATTTTCTAAATATTTTAATTCTTCACTTGTAAACTTGATAATTTCTTTAAAATAAACAATAAGTTCGCCTATTTTTTCATCTTTATTATTTATAATATCTTTTTTATAAAATTGTGGAGTTTTATATAAAGTTTTATCAAAGGATTTATTTGTAAGCAGAGTTATAGTCTCATCATTTCTTGAAGAACTAAACAAGTATTTTTTATCTTTTTTTATTTCAAAACCTATGATATTTTCATAGTTATCATAATATAATCTTAATAAATCACTAATCTCTTTTTTATTTTTATCATAATTTGAAGTTAAATATTTTAATTGATTAGCTAGTGTGTCTATATTTGATTTTATATTATTATTTAAAGAATACTTATTTGTAGCAAAAGATGAAACTTGAAATATTAAAAATATTAGTAATAAAATAATAGTTTTCATCTTGTAAAGAAATCCTTAAATGATCTACTTAAGTATATAATAAATTCTAAAATATAAAACTTAATAATATATTCTAGGGCTTTTTCATAAAACAAACAATGTTTTATAATCACATTTTATTTTATTTTACTTTAAATTATTAAATAAATATATTGACAACATGAATAATCTTAGCTAAGATTAAGTTAATAAGAGGGGAACTATTATGAATGTTTATGAATATGCAATGAAAGTTGAAAAAGATGGTGAAGCTTACTATAATCACTTAGCTTCAAAAGCACCAAATAAAGGTTTGAAAAAAGTATTTCATATTTTAGCAGAAGCAGAAGTAAGTCACTACAATGTTTTTAAAAGTATGAGAGATAAAGATGGCTCAGATTTCAAAGCAATTGATATTTCAACAGATACAAAAACAATATTTGAAACTTTAAATGCCCAAAGAGCAAATGTAAGTTTTGATGCAGACCAAATTAAGTTTTATGAAGATGCTATAAAAAGAGAAGAAGATTCATACCAATTTTATATTGATAAAGCCCAAGAACTAGAAAATGAAGATGAAAAAACAGCTTTTATAAATATTGCAAAAGAAGAAGTAAAACACAAAGCTATTTTAGAAGAGATTATTCATTTTATTCAAGAACCAGACAACTGGGTTGAAAGTGCAGAGTTTTAACTACTAAAGTCTGTATAAGTAAATAGTTGGCCTAAAAGGCTCAACTATTTATCTTGCAATTTCTTTTCGATAATTAATTATATCTTCAACACTAAGAATAGGCATAGAATATTTTTTGGAAACTTTTTGAATATCATCTGCTTTTGCCATTGTTCCATCTGAATTTGTAATTTCACATAAAACTGCATATGGTGATAAATTAGATAACTTCATCAAATCAACACTAGCTTCTGTATGTCCTGCACGTCCTAGAACACCTTTTTCATTTGCTCTTAAAGGAAATATATGTCCAGGAGAAACAATCTTAGATACTCCATCACTAGAAATAGCTGACTTTATTGTTGTAACTCTATCTTGTGCAGAAACACCTGTAGTAACATTATCTTTTGATTCTATTGAGACAGTAAATGGAGTTTGAAATTTTGAGTTATTATTTTGAACCATCATTGGTAAGTTAAGTTTATCAACTTTTTCTTTTGTTAAACACAAGCAAACTATCCCACTACACTCTTTTATTAAAAGTGCCATTTGCTCTTTTGTTAGATTTTGTGCAGAAAAAATCATATCTGCTTCATTTTCTCTATCATAATCATCTACAACTATAACACCTTTGCCTTCTTGCAAGGTTTTAATTGCACCATCAATTTTTGATTTAAAATCATTATTCATAATTTTTTGATTCATTTTAGTTATACCTTTAGTTTTAAGTAAAACTTATTGAATCAGGGCTAATACTTAAAAATACTATCCTTATACTTTAACAATAAAAAAGATATATATTATTTTCTCTTCCATCCAGACTTTAACTGTTGGTTTTGGATTTACACCAAATCTGCTGACCTTTATAAAATAAAGCGCTCGTGGACTTCTATATTGTATAGTTACCACCAGTAAGGAATCTCACCTTGCCCTGAGAAATAAATTTTGATTATTTTATCCAAATTTTCATTATTTAAAAGTTAGAAAAATCAAAAGAAAGCTTATTTATCTATTTTTTTCCATATGGTTTTACCCGTGGCACAAACTTTATTTGTGCCTTTGATTTTTATAGTATGAACAAAAGAGTTTTCTGAACTATCTTTTTTTGTTGAAGATAAAATCACATCACCATATTGAGCTTCTGAGATAAAACGTCCATCAATAAAATACAAATAGTAGTTATTTAGTACCTCATCAGGTATTGATTCAATTAGCCATTGTAAATATCTAAGATTATTAACATGTTTATTTGTATCAGTATCGTACATATTTACTTTAAACTCTTTTCTATACTCAAAAGAGTCAAGGGCTTCAATCTTATCACTTATATCATGTTCAAGAGATATTGATTTATATGATGACCACCTTTTTAAAAAGTCTGGATGTATTCTTTTAGGTCTTCTTTTTTTTATATCATAAAAAAGCCATAAACCTCTAGCTCTTCCTATGATATTGTAGTCTTCATCATAAATAATATTTTCTCTAAGCCCTCTAATAGCATGATATTTTGATATCCAAGTTCTAATAATGATTTTTTCTTTATACAAAGGATAGCGTTGCATTTGCATCACGCCAGATAACAATACCCATCCAAGATTTTCTGACATCAAAGATAAAAGATTATGCCCAGCATAATGACAATGCTCAGCAGCAGCTTCTTGAAGCAAAGTCAAAAGAGCAATA
The window above is part of the Malaciobacter marinus genome. Proteins encoded here:
- a CDS encoding NfeD family protein, with protein sequence MRLLFLFFILSISLFASNITHFAYDGAINPASNAFVKKSISYAKKQNSQLIIFELNTPGGLLSSTRDIVSQILNSKIPIVVYVSPKGARAASAGTYILYASHIAAMTQGSNVGAATPVQMSMKDDDKKPSAIKTKAINDASAYIESLAKLRGKNIQWAKKSVTKGASIDSQKALELGVIDFVADDLNTLLKKLDGFEVKIDDKKIKLNTQNSTLQTVEEGFKIKLLSYLSNPNIAYGLMLLAIYGIFFELISPGAIFPGVTGLVSGALALYAFNILPFDYAGLLLIFIGVFLMTMEIFIVSFGVFAIGGVIAFVFGSLILFDEKTLGVDISLSLIVAFVLVSIAIFIYLLKIIIEQKDQKVKTGIDQMKSATAKVVKKQGNTYKVSIHSEIWNAISKEEINEGDEVIVESMEGLTLHIKSKE
- a CDS encoding ferritin family protein, which translates into the protein MNVYEYAMKVEKDGEAYYNHLASKAPNKGLKKVFHILAEAEVSHYNVFKSMRDKDGSDFKAIDISTDTKTIFETLNAQRANVSFDADQIKFYEDAIKREEDSYQFYIDKAQELENEDEKTAFINIAKEEVKHKAILEEIIHFIQEPDNWVESAEF
- the ribB gene encoding 3,4-dihydroxy-2-butanone-4-phosphate synthase; this translates as MNQKIMNNDFKSKIDGAIKTLQEGKGVIVVDDYDRENEADMIFSAQNLTKEQMALLIKECSGIVCLCLTKEKVDKLNLPMMVQNNNSKFQTPFTVSIESKDNVTTGVSAQDRVTTIKSAISSDGVSKIVSPGHIFPLRANEKGVLGRAGHTEASVDLMKLSNLSPYAVLCEITNSDGTMAKADDIQKVSKKYSMPILSVEDIINYRKEIAR
- a CDS encoding cytidylate kinase family protein; this translates as MILQKEKITNLIIRVLVFIIGLFIMALGVSLSVKADIGVSPISCVPYIYSLKFSLTIGELTIILNALFILVQMIILRKKYNIFQLVQLPAVIVFGYCIDMTMVLIENLYPSNYVEQLLLCLFACVVLAFGIFLVVKTRLTYLPLEGLVIVISQTFKKEFGKIKISMDSLMVVIGLISSYVFLYKLEGIREGSVIAALLIGTLIKFYSHKMPIFEKWFANKSPKETVVNNQDNKYNDTLVITISREFGSGGHEIGKYIAKHLGISFIDKQLIRLSAEQTGYTKEYIQENEQKLTNSLIYDLYEQNYAYVNDELPPEDAIFLVQSKIIRELCAKKSCVIVGRCANFILKDHPNCINIFIHANDEYRIEKINKDYGVKPPFTKHDLVVSDEQRANYSIHFTNKDWRDVRNYHFAIDSSLYGSKQSAKKLIKLINGDIK
- a CDS encoding diguanylate cyclase, which translates into the protein MKTIILLLIFLIFQVSSFATNKYSLNNNIKSNIDTLANQLKYLTSNYDKNKKEISDLLRLYYDNYENIIGFEIKKDKKYLFSSSRNDETITLLTNKSFDKTLYKTPQFYKKDIINNKDEKIGELIVYFKEIIKFTSEELKYLENKTVLKIQNDSNLPPYNFNEDGLAKGYSIDYMNLIANKLAIEIKYVQGNWDDFMNMLEKNEIDLMVNILKSKKREERFLFTSDSYVSSPLAILTRINHKEVHTFKELEGKTVALVKGYHSYDRVKSTYPKINIYPTKNTYEMINAVASNKADASYGLKSVLDYNINKHLFTNLKTMKNTDDKEFGFYFAFNKDNYILKNIIEKAQKQISKEELNNLNLKWFKKVKVTKIKSKDYLFTKEEIDYLNKAKKIKMCVDPNYLPYEYINHEGKYVGIIANFITKLSKNSGINFELINTSSWSKSLEAIKEGKCDVLPNTGQTISRKKYLNFTQDYFNFSNVIATKDNKIFIDSIEKLKDKKIGVIKNYSIAERLRYRYPDFNFINVENTLDGLKKLKDNKIYAFVDTFPSLAYNMQNSSITGIKISGKISISSSSKIAIRKDNIILQKIMNKAINSVKPHEKEELLNRWLTVIKEEKINTELLIKIVSIIVLISLLIILFIIYKSNRKLSTLNKKLEKISQTDKLTSLYNRTKLDMILEFEFKNKKRYKKPLSIIIIDIDHFKQINDTYGHLVGDKILIEFSNILKANIRETDFIGRWGGEEFLVVLPFSKEEDAYNLASKLRKLIAKKPLYKNINVTASFGVVECKDSDCNKALLNADKALYEAKNSNRNCVKVFVD
- a CDS encoding class I SAM-dependent methyltransferase, whose translation is MKELEFLHKDFFSPKKYKQMVKSYQEKDDPTGWFDKVYESAKGDYTKVFWADLEPSAYLIKWLKQNHIKKTNKKACVIGCGVGDDAQALSDFGFDVIAFDISKKAIDLCKNRYPNSKVDFTVANLFDFPKDWFENFDVVYECNTIQVLLGNYRKEAKKAMCSLVAKDGYILVSCRSSKEEDEKKDEIPKPLLKSEIDEFKITYKLKEKSFLAYDDNQTPSIPHFFAVYQK
- the poxB gene encoding ubiquinone-dependent pyruvate dehydrogenase: MNDNISMYFAKLLEKVGIKRIWGITGDSLNGLSDSLEKLNKIEWIGTRHEETAAFAAGADAKVSGDIAVCAGSCGPGNLHLINGLYDCQRKGVPILAIASHIPSSEIGSGYFQETHPQDLFKECSIFCELVSNPEQMPNILETAIRQAILKQGVSVIVIPGDVMLNPMPENSKLLLSKPSLPKVLPDEHDIIKLAKILNENEKITFLCGAGCKNAHDEVIKVAQLLNAPVVHALGGKEHIEWENPNSVGMTGLIGYESGYYAMDNSDVVLVLGSTFPYKAFYPQDARIIQIDIKPESLGRHCQLDLALIGDIKSSLEMLIPKIDKKENNIFLKSALKHYKNTVEKFDKLASENSKVGLIHPQYLTKLINKYASDDAIFSCDVGTPTVWAARYLDMNGKRKLIGSFNHGSMANALPQAIGAKVSSPNKEVIALCGDGGFAMLMGDFLTLIQHKIKAKIVIYNNSSLGFVAIEMKAGGYLYENTDLTNPDFSAIANAAGVKGYKVEKPEELESTIKDFLKYDGAALLDVTTAKQELTMPPKITFESAKGFGIYMLRTIINGKGDELVEVAKENLLR
- a CDS encoding slipin family protein: MFMSIIYIVFIVVAILAASIRILKEYERGVIFTLGRFTGIKGPGLIIIIPFIQKMEKVDLRTVVLDVPSQDVISHDNVSVNVNAVVYFRVIDPEKAIIQVESFHDATSQLAQTTLRSVLGGHELDEMLAEREKLNEDIQDILDKQTDAWGIKISNVEIKHIDLDESMIRAIAKQAEAERQRRAKVINSKGELEASQNLLEAANILAQNPQGLQLRYLQTLSDISSDKTNTIVFPFGSELGKFFTPKS
- a CDS encoding peroxiredoxin, whose translation is MIVTKKAPDFTATAVLADGQIVEDFNLYNNIGEKGAVLFFWPLDFTFVCPSEIIAFSKRVEEFKERGIQVIGCSIDSEFSHFAWRETPVEQGGIGRVNFPMVADITKQIAKNYDVLFNESVALRGSFLIDKDGTVRHAVINDLPLGRNIDEMVRMVDTMIFTNENGEVCPAGWNKGDEGMKADKEGVAEYLGKNEDKL
- a CDS encoding acyl-[acyl-carrier-protein] thioesterase; translated protein: MENYFDKEFELRFFEMNRLGEASPIALLTLLQEAAAEHCHYAGHNLLSLMSENLGWVLLSGVMQMQRYPLYKEKIIIRTWISKYHAIRGLRENIIYDEDYNIIGRARGLWLFYDIKKRRPKRIHPDFLKRWSSYKSISLEHDISDKIEALDSFEYRKEFKVNMYDTDTNKHVNNLRYLQWLIESIPDEVLNNYYLYFIDGRFISEAQYGDVILSSTKKDSSENSFVHTIKIKGTNKVCATGKTIWKKIDK